Proteins from one Mycobacterium adipatum genomic window:
- a CDS encoding GAF and ANTAR domain-containing protein produces MTDNATTAADLQAGLTRLAGLVADSLGLPQVLAEVAASAVRAIPGADGAGVALMHGEPEDRTVTASAASVPFVSEVDDIQYRMLHEGPGVTAAETAHTVWSGSLGGEQSWPRFGPRSGRLGVHSALALPLMVSGRVVGAMTVYARAKDSFDEDAARVGEVFAKPAAVAVHNARILADALTLTDQLQTALLTRPVIDQAIGIIRSRTGRSTSESFDQLRTMSQAEHRKLATVAERIVDEAVRRARARRS; encoded by the coding sequence ATGACCGACAATGCCACGACCGCCGCCGACCTGCAGGCCGGGCTGACTCGGCTCGCTGGGCTGGTGGCCGACAGCCTCGGTCTGCCACAGGTGCTCGCCGAGGTGGCCGCGTCGGCGGTGCGTGCGATACCGGGCGCCGACGGCGCCGGGGTGGCGCTGATGCACGGCGAGCCGGAGGACCGGACGGTGACCGCGTCGGCAGCCAGCGTGCCGTTCGTCTCCGAGGTCGACGACATCCAATACCGGATGCTGCACGAGGGGCCGGGGGTCACCGCGGCGGAGACCGCACACACCGTGTGGTCGGGATCATTGGGCGGTGAACAATCCTGGCCGCGGTTCGGGCCGCGGTCGGGTCGACTGGGCGTGCACAGTGCACTGGCGCTGCCGCTGATGGTCTCGGGCCGGGTGGTCGGTGCGATGACCGTCTACGCCCGCGCCAAGGACAGTTTCGATGAGGACGCCGCGCGGGTCGGGGAGGTTTTCGCAAAGCCTGCCGCGGTCGCCGTGCACAACGCGCGCATTCTCGCCGACGCGTTGACGCTGACCGATCAGCTGCAGACGGCGTTACTGACCAGGCCCGTCATCGACCAGGCGATCGGCATCATCCGATCGCGCACCGGACGCAGCACCAGTGAGTCGTTCGACCAGTTGCGCACGATGAGTCAGGCCGAACATCGCAAACTCGCCACCGTGGCCGAGCGCATCGTCGACGAGGCCGTGCGCCGGGCACGCGCCCGCCGCAGTTGA
- a CDS encoding glycosyltransferase, translating into MGVLEPGFEHLLALSDHHGTFEHACGAQPRREHGYCTDDMARVLVVTTREPEAGDAVRGLAKVAVRFLDEAQAYLGGCRNRMDHTGRWTDGYAFDDCWGRCLWGLGAAAAHSDNGLIRRLSVVQFERAAHGRSAWPRAMAFAAIGAAELLAVEPGNVAARKLIGDYAAGLAAPTGHSAWPWPEPRLSYANAVLAEAMIAAGGARDDAALSQRGLELLAWLIEQETNDGHLSPTPVGGWAAGEPRPGFDQQPIEVSSLADACARAAMVDAAALWPDTVRAAAAWFQGDNDAGAVMWDTATGGGFDGLHPDGVNLNQGAESTLALLSTFQQARRFVGVPQ; encoded by the coding sequence ATGGGCGTTCTAGAACCCGGCTTCGAACACCTGCTGGCACTGTCCGACCACCACGGCACCTTTGAACATGCCTGCGGCGCGCAGCCCCGCAGGGAGCACGGCTATTGCACCGACGATATGGCCAGGGTGCTGGTGGTCACCACCCGTGAGCCCGAGGCCGGTGATGCTGTTCGCGGCCTGGCCAAGGTCGCCGTGCGGTTCCTCGACGAGGCGCAGGCCTATCTCGGCGGTTGCCGCAACCGAATGGACCACACCGGGCGCTGGACCGATGGGTATGCGTTCGACGACTGCTGGGGCAGGTGCCTGTGGGGTCTGGGTGCCGCCGCGGCGCATAGTGACAACGGACTCATCCGTCGGCTTTCGGTGGTGCAGTTCGAGCGTGCCGCGCACGGCCGTTCAGCCTGGCCGCGGGCCATGGCCTTTGCCGCCATCGGCGCGGCCGAACTGCTCGCCGTCGAACCCGGAAACGTCGCCGCCCGCAAGCTGATCGGCGATTACGCGGCCGGTCTGGCCGCTCCGACCGGCCACAGCGCATGGCCATGGCCGGAGCCGCGGCTCAGCTACGCCAACGCGGTGCTTGCGGAGGCGATGATCGCCGCCGGCGGTGCGCGCGACGATGCGGCGCTATCCCAGCGTGGGCTGGAGCTGTTGGCATGGCTCATCGAACAGGAGACCAACGACGGTCACCTGTCGCCGACCCCGGTCGGCGGCTGGGCGGCCGGCGAGCCGCGGCCGGGATTCGACCAACAACCCATCGAGGTGTCCTCGCTGGCCGACGCGTGCGCCCGGGCCGCGATGGTGGACGCCGCCGCACTGTGGCCCGACACCGTGCGCGCCGCAGCGGCCTGGTTCCAGGGCGACAACGATGCCGGTGCGGTGATGTGGGACACCGCGACCGGCGGCGGATTCGACGGTCTGCACCCAGATGGGGTGAATCTCAACCAGGGCGCGGAATCGACGCTGGCCCTGCTGTCCACATTCCAGCAGGCTCGCCGGTTCGTCGGCGTGCCGCAATGA
- a CDS encoding fatty acid desaturase family protein, with the protein MAIGNTAAYANLSRADIEAFGAELDLIRSDVEESLGARDASYIRRVIIAQRTLDVAARLLIVGSRSKAAWLVGTASLAYAKSVENMELGHNIGHGQWDWMNDPEIHSTTWEWDMAGASSQWRYSHNYRHHVFSNVLGVDDDLGFGVLRVTRDQPWKPEHLFQPLRNLLLAVIFEWGIARHGYHSDMERADTEEAKRAVSATMLAKMGRQVLKDYVLWPMLSLRRWRRTLAANTVANLLRNLWAYVVIFCGHFPDGVQQFTPESIKNETRAEWYLRQMLGAANFKAGPLLAISSGNLCYQIEHHLFPDLPSNRYAQISVRVRELCEKYNIAYTTGSLPRQYLQTVRTNFRLALPDGGWAAVRR; encoded by the coding sequence GTGGCAATAGGTAATACCGCGGCCTACGCGAACTTGAGTCGAGCCGATATCGAGGCGTTCGGCGCCGAGTTGGATCTCATTCGCAGTGATGTCGAAGAATCGTTGGGCGCGCGTGACGCCTCCTATATCCGCCGGGTGATCATCGCCCAACGGACACTCGATGTGGCGGCGCGGCTGCTCATCGTCGGGAGTCGCTCGAAGGCGGCGTGGCTGGTCGGCACCGCATCCCTGGCCTACGCGAAATCCGTTGAGAACATGGAGCTCGGGCACAATATCGGCCATGGTCAGTGGGACTGGATGAACGATCCGGAGATCCACTCGACCACCTGGGAATGGGATATGGCGGGTGCCTCGTCGCAGTGGCGCTACTCGCACAACTACCGCCATCACGTCTTCAGCAACGTGCTTGGTGTCGACGACGACCTCGGTTTCGGCGTGCTCCGGGTGACCCGTGATCAACCATGGAAACCCGAACACCTGTTTCAGCCGCTGCGCAACCTCTTGCTGGCCGTCATCTTCGAATGGGGTATCGCACGGCACGGGTATCACTCAGACATGGAGCGGGCCGACACCGAGGAAGCCAAGCGGGCGGTGTCGGCGACCATGCTGGCCAAGATGGGCCGCCAGGTTCTCAAGGACTACGTCCTCTGGCCCATGCTCAGCCTGCGCCGGTGGCGCCGGACATTGGCCGCCAATACCGTGGCGAACCTGCTACGCAACCTGTGGGCGTATGTGGTGATCTTCTGCGGGCATTTCCCCGACGGCGTCCAACAATTCACCCCGGAGTCGATCAAGAACGAGACCAGGGCCGAATGGTATCTGCGCCAGATGCTCGGTGCAGCGAACTTCAAAGCCGGTCCACTGCTGGCGATTTCGAGCGGGAATCTGTGCTATCAGATCGAGCACCATCTGTTTCCCGACCTGCCGAGCAACCGCTACGCACAGATCAGCGTGCGGGTACGCGAACTATGCGAGAAGTACAACATCGCCTACACCACCGGCTCACTGCCGCGGCAGTACCTGCAGACGGTGCGCACCAACTTCCGGCTGGCATTGCCCGACGGCGGCTGGGCGGCCGTTCGGCGGTAA
- a CDS encoding bifunctional serine/threonine-protein kinase/transporter substrate-binding domain-containing protein, whose amino-acid sequence MDATPFGHYQLQELIGRGGMGEVYRAYDTKTDRVVAVKVLPPQLAQDAVFQQRFRRESQAAAGVNDPHVVPIHGYGEIDGRLYLDMRLIEGRTLGALLAETEKPLEPDFAVQIVEQVASALDAAHQLGLIHRDVKPSNILLTKANFAYLIDFGLARTAGESGMTTAGSTLGTLAYMAPERFDGGFADARADTYALTCVLYECLTGARPYPADSLEQQIAGHMVSPAPKPSESNPRLAAFDEVIAKGMAKKPEKRYQTGAELAAAARRALSAPVRVTGSGRHTAARSGGGRRLPRRALVMAGVLVLVGAGAVGAWKWWDARSTEDFPEGAVPAIAASVPAEVRADGKLVIGVNVPYAPNEFTNSEGEIVGFDVDLMDAVARTMGLATEYRESEFDAIIPAVQDGTLDVGMSSFTDTLDRQKLVDFVTYFEAGTLWAQQRGSAIDPSAACGLRVGVAHSVIQETVEIPAKSDACVAAGLAPIEKVVFSQQDNVTAALIAGEIDAMSADSPVTGFAIKLSGGALVPAGQVFDSAPYGWPVAKGSKLSGPLLRALEHLIETGEYKTIATMWGVERGMITAPKLNGASR is encoded by the coding sequence GTGGACGCGACACCTTTCGGGCACTATCAGCTCCAGGAGCTGATCGGCCGGGGCGGTATGGGCGAGGTTTACCGGGCCTACGACACCAAGACCGACCGCGTCGTCGCCGTCAAGGTGTTGCCGCCGCAGCTGGCTCAGGACGCCGTGTTCCAGCAGCGGTTCCGCCGCGAATCGCAGGCCGCCGCCGGCGTCAACGACCCGCATGTGGTGCCGATCCACGGGTATGGCGAGATCGACGGCCGGCTGTATCTGGATATGCGACTCATCGAGGGCCGCACGCTCGGCGCGCTGCTCGCCGAAACCGAGAAGCCCCTCGAGCCGGACTTCGCAGTGCAGATCGTCGAGCAGGTGGCCTCGGCGCTGGACGCCGCCCATCAGCTGGGGCTGATCCACCGCGACGTCAAACCCTCCAACATCCTGCTCACCAAGGCCAACTTCGCCTACCTGATCGACTTCGGGCTGGCCCGCACCGCCGGTGAGTCGGGGATGACCACGGCGGGCAGCACGCTGGGCACGTTGGCCTATATGGCCCCGGAACGTTTCGACGGCGGGTTCGCCGACGCCCGCGCCGACACCTACGCGTTGACGTGCGTGCTCTATGAATGTCTGACCGGCGCGCGGCCCTACCCGGCGGACAGCCTGGAGCAGCAGATCGCCGGGCATATGGTGTCGCCCGCGCCCAAGCCGTCGGAGTCCAATCCGCGGCTGGCCGCCTTCGACGAGGTCATCGCCAAGGGCATGGCCAAGAAACCGGAGAAGCGCTACCAGACCGGCGCCGAGCTGGCCGCGGCCGCCCGACGCGCGTTGTCCGCGCCGGTGCGGGTCACCGGGTCGGGCCGGCACACCGCGGCGCGGTCCGGCGGTGGGCGCCGTTTACCGCGGCGGGCGCTGGTGATGGCCGGGGTGTTGGTGCTCGTCGGCGCCGGCGCGGTCGGCGCCTGGAAGTGGTGGGACGCGCGCTCGACGGAGGATTTCCCGGAGGGCGCGGTGCCGGCGATCGCGGCGAGTGTGCCTGCGGAGGTCCGCGCGGACGGCAAGCTCGTCATCGGGGTCAACGTGCCCTATGCCCCCAACGAATTCACCAACTCCGAGGGTGAGATCGTCGGGTTCGACGTGGATCTGATGGACGCGGTCGCCCGAACGATGGGGCTGGCCACCGAGTACCGCGAGAGCGAGTTCGACGCCATCATCCCCGCGGTGCAGGACGGCACGCTGGACGTCGGGATGTCCTCGTTCACCGACACGTTGGATCGCCAGAAGCTGGTCGATTTCGTCACCTACTTCGAGGCGGGCACGCTGTGGGCGCAGCAACGCGGCTCGGCGATCGACCCGTCGGCGGCGTGCGGACTGCGGGTCGGGGTGGCGCACAGCGTTATTCAGGAGACGGTGGAGATCCCCGCCAAGAGTGATGCGTGCGTGGCGGCCGGGCTGGCGCCGATCGAGAAGGTGGTGTTCAGCCAGCAGGACAATGTCACCGCCGCGTTGATCGCCGGGGAGATCGATGCCATGTCGGCGGACTCACCGGTGACCGGTTTCGCCATCAAGCTCAGCGGCGGTGCGCTGGTGCCGGCGGGTCAGGTGTTCGATTCGGCGCCCTACGGCTGGCCGGTCGCCAAGGGCTCGAAGCTCTCGGGCCCGCTGCTGCGCGCGTTGGAGCACCTCATCGAGACCGGCGAGTACAAGACCATTGCGACCATGTGGGGTGTGGAACGCGGGATGATCACGGCGCCGAAGCTCAACGGGGCGTCGCGCTAG
- a CDS encoding glycosyltransferase gives MVGTPTFHFSGTSVLERPRSRTPSVGLLSTYPPTPCGLANFSAALADTLSANGSTVNVVRVADGLPGPSNRVVGELVNGSKASVAACAGLLNGSDVAVIQHEFGIYGGADGQEVVDVLAGLTIPSIVVLHTVPRRPTAHQRSVLESVMRLADSVVVMSESAATVLRAVFDVERGKISTIPHGSTTPTVAAGKRAGRPTLLTWGLLGPGKGIERVIDAMPSLQTLRGSPRYLIAGRTHPKVLAHEGEAYREARAEQAQRLGVAGSVSFDGAYRSTASLSALAQTSALVVLPYDSTEQVTSGVLVDAIASGRPVVATAFPHAVELLGSGAGLIVAHDDPDAMTAALRSVLSDPRLAGGMAAEARRLAPTMAWSLVAKSYQAVAQRIIARPVERTWAF, from the coding sequence ATTGTCGGCACACCCACCTTCCACTTCTCGGGCACCTCGGTACTGGAGCGTCCCCGTAGCCGCACTCCGTCCGTCGGCCTGCTCAGCACCTACCCGCCCACCCCATGCGGACTGGCGAATTTCTCCGCGGCGCTGGCAGATACTCTGTCCGCCAACGGCTCCACGGTCAACGTGGTGCGGGTGGCTGACGGGCTGCCGGGTCCCAGCAATCGCGTCGTCGGCGAACTCGTCAACGGCTCCAAGGCCTCGGTGGCCGCCTGCGCCGGATTGCTCAACGGCAGCGATGTGGCCGTCATCCAGCACGAGTTCGGCATCTACGGCGGAGCCGACGGCCAAGAGGTTGTGGACGTCCTCGCCGGACTGACCATTCCGTCGATCGTCGTACTGCATACCGTTCCCAGGCGGCCGACTGCGCATCAGCGGTCGGTGCTCGAGTCGGTGATGCGATTGGCCGATTCCGTGGTGGTGATGTCCGAGTCGGCCGCCACGGTGCTGCGTGCCGTATTCGATGTCGAGCGCGGCAAGATCTCCACAATTCCGCACGGATCGACAACCCCGACCGTCGCCGCCGGCAAGCGGGCGGGTCGGCCAACCCTGTTGACCTGGGGGTTGCTGGGGCCCGGCAAAGGCATCGAGCGGGTCATCGATGCGATGCCGTCGCTGCAGACGTTGCGGGGCAGCCCCCGTTACCTCATCGCCGGCCGTACCCATCCGAAGGTGCTGGCACACGAGGGTGAGGCCTACCGCGAGGCACGTGCCGAACAGGCGCAGCGACTTGGGGTGGCGGGCTCGGTGTCCTTCGACGGCGCCTACCGCAGCACCGCATCGTTGTCGGCGCTGGCGCAGACCTCGGCCCTGGTGGTGCTGCCGTACGACTCCACCGAACAGGTCACCTCCGGGGTGCTGGTGGACGCGATCGCCAGCGGACGCCCGGTGGTCGCGACGGCTTTCCCGCACGCGGTGGAGCTGCTCGGCAGCGGCGCAGGACTGATCGTCGCTCACGATGATCCCGACGCGATGACCGCGGCGCTGCGATCCGTGCTGTCGGACCCCCGGCTGGCCGGTGGCATGGCGGCCGAAGCGCGCAGGCTTGCCCCCACGATGGCGTGGTCCCTGGTCGCCAAGTCTTATCAGGCTGTGGCACAAAGGATCATCGCTAGGCCGGTGGAACGGACATGGGCGTTCTAG
- a CDS encoding GAF and ANTAR domain-containing protein has product MDRYERLANAFVGLADTLVADYDAVELAHELIDSCMTLLPVTAAGIVLGDADGVLHAFASSDEQSWLLELWELETGAGPCLEVYQSGRAGFVDDLGVETLRWPVFAERAGQYGFRSMSALPMRLRKERIGVLNLFRHEVGPLPPADVAVGQALADVATVGILHQRIMTRSELVNQQLQAALNTRTVIEQAKGVLAERGMLDMDAAFTALRRYARSTRQRLADIARSVVDGADTTDILDGRSH; this is encoded by the coding sequence ATGGATCGCTACGAACGCCTCGCGAACGCATTCGTCGGTTTAGCGGACACACTCGTCGCCGACTACGACGCGGTCGAGCTCGCCCATGAACTCATCGACAGCTGTATGACGCTGCTACCAGTGACCGCCGCCGGCATCGTGCTTGGTGACGCCGACGGTGTCCTGCATGCGTTCGCGTCCAGCGACGAGCAGAGCTGGCTGCTGGAGCTGTGGGAACTGGAAACCGGCGCGGGGCCCTGCCTGGAGGTCTACCAGTCGGGGAGGGCGGGCTTCGTCGACGACCTGGGCGTGGAGACCCTACGTTGGCCGGTCTTCGCCGAGCGCGCTGGACAGTACGGATTCCGGTCGATGTCGGCACTGCCCATGCGGTTGCGCAAGGAACGGATCGGGGTTTTGAATCTGTTTCGCCACGAGGTCGGTCCGTTGCCGCCCGCCGATGTCGCGGTGGGGCAAGCGCTCGCCGACGTGGCGACGGTCGGCATTCTGCACCAACGCATCATGACCCGTTCCGAGCTGGTGAACCAGCAGCTGCAGGCCGCGCTGAACACCAGGACCGTGATCGAACAGGCCAAGGGGGTGCTGGCTGAGCGGGGGATGTTGGACATGGATGCGGCGTTCACGGCGCTGCGCCGTTATGCCCGTAGCACCCGTCAGCGGCTGGCTGATATCGCCCGATCGGTGGTGGACGGTGCGGACACCACCGATATCCTGGACGGTCGCTCCCATTAG
- a CDS encoding NYN domain-containing protein produces the protein MTDIAATRVAVYLDFDNIVISRYDQVNGRNSFQRDKAKGLESARLERATVDVGAVLDFASSFGTLVLTRAYADWSADVNAGYRQQLVGRAVDLVQLFPAAAYGKNGADIRLAVDTVEDMFRLPDLTHVVIVAGDSDYIPLAQRCKRLGRYVVGIGVAGSSSRALAAACDDFVIYDALPGVPVFEPEPAAEPKKATRRSTKKTDPTDAETEPESEPDPQPAATALLIRALRIGLEKDDVEWLHNSAVKAQMKRMDPSFSERSLGFKSFSDFLRSRSDVVELDESSTTRLVRLRSAE, from the coding sequence ATGACGGACATCGCCGCCACCCGGGTCGCGGTCTATCTCGACTTCGACAATATTGTCATATCGCGATACGACCAGGTCAACGGGCGCAATTCATTTCAACGCGACAAGGCCAAAGGCTTGGAGTCCGCCCGGCTGGAGCGCGCCACCGTCGACGTGGGCGCGGTACTGGACTTCGCGTCCTCGTTCGGCACGCTGGTGCTCACCCGCGCCTACGCGGACTGGTCCGCCGACGTCAACGCCGGCTACCGCCAGCAACTGGTGGGACGGGCAGTGGACCTGGTGCAACTGTTCCCCGCCGCCGCCTACGGCAAGAACGGCGCCGATATCCGGCTGGCCGTCGACACCGTGGAGGACATGTTCCGGCTGCCCGATCTGACTCACGTGGTGATCGTGGCCGGTGATTCCGATTACATTCCGCTGGCCCAGCGGTGCAAGCGTCTCGGCCGTTACGTGGTGGGCATCGGGGTGGCCGGTTCCTCGAGCCGTGCGCTGGCCGCGGCGTGCGACGACTTCGTCATCTACGACGCGCTGCCGGGGGTGCCGGTGTTCGAGCCCGAACCCGCCGCCGAGCCGAAGAAGGCCACCCGCCGCTCCACCAAGAAGACCGACCCGACCGACGCGGAAACCGAGCCCGAATCGGAACCGGATCCGCAGCCGGCGGCGACCGCGTTGCTCATCCGTGCACTGCGGATCGGCCTGGAGAAGGATGACGTCGAGTGGTTGCACAACTCGGCGGTGAAGGCTCAGATGAAGCGGATGGATCCGTCGTTCAGCGAAAGATCGCTAGGTTTCAAGTCTTTCAGTGATTTCCTGCGTTCTCGTTCCGACGTGGTAGAGCTCGACGAGAGTTCGACGACGCGGCTGGTGCGGCTACGCAGCGCGGAGTGA
- a CDS encoding glycoside hydrolase family 130 protein, which yields MTAARDAVVTRSRQRLAADRSRVIARLFVPGQEGFEAVESRAGAVLARILALDEDDVRASVDDVMTRFADRHRDLVVTFGSHARELTDRLDPGIALSADRMLLLGATFTNEVAIEGAALCNPSMVAHPDQSGTEPGSLRIVMSVRGIGEGHRSSIGFRTGTVDAAGSAVIDEPVPFATEGSVASALLNGSVFRHELSGVHAGEATDYVLAGLGARFTRGDLDERLERLYRHRATWVHVPETIELFRGIADRSYTVEFATDTELSERVLWPAMSAEAVGMEDARLVRFVDDDGSVIYHATYTAYNGSHISQQMLTTSDFRSFTSVPLVGDAAANKGLALFPRRVDGRYAALSRSDRESNTVAYTDDLSVWTTTSPCQRPHQAWEALQLGNCGPPLETEAGWLVLTHGVGPMRTYRIGAILLDLDDPTRIIGRLRRPLLAPTREEQDGYVPNVVYSCGGLLHAGVLVLPYGIGDAQIGIATVPVAELLAAMDPG from the coding sequence ATGACGGCCGCCCGGGACGCGGTGGTCACTCGGAGTCGGCAGCGCCTGGCGGCCGACCGGTCTCGCGTCATCGCCCGGTTGTTCGTGCCGGGGCAAGAGGGCTTCGAGGCCGTCGAGTCTCGCGCCGGCGCGGTGCTGGCCCGAATCCTGGCGCTTGACGAGGATGACGTGCGGGCATCGGTGGACGATGTGATGACGCGTTTTGCCGATCGCCACCGCGATCTGGTGGTGACGTTCGGCAGTCATGCACGTGAACTCACCGACCGGCTGGACCCCGGTATCGCGTTGTCCGCGGACCGCATGCTGCTGCTCGGGGCGACATTCACCAACGAGGTGGCAATCGAGGGGGCGGCGCTGTGCAATCCGAGCATGGTGGCCCACCCCGATCAGTCGGGTACCGAGCCGGGCAGCCTGCGAATTGTGATGAGCGTCCGCGGAATCGGCGAGGGCCACCGGTCATCCATCGGTTTTCGCACCGGAACCGTTGACGCTGCGGGCAGTGCGGTCATCGATGAGCCGGTACCGTTCGCCACCGAGGGCTCGGTGGCGTCGGCACTGCTGAACGGTTCGGTGTTCCGCCACGAGCTGTCCGGTGTGCACGCGGGCGAGGCGACGGACTATGTGCTCGCCGGGCTCGGTGCCCGCTTCACCCGGGGGGATCTCGATGAGCGACTCGAACGGCTGTACCGGCACCGCGCGACGTGGGTGCATGTTCCCGAGACCATCGAACTGTTCCGGGGGATCGCAGACCGTTCGTACACCGTCGAATTCGCCACCGACACCGAGCTCTCCGAGCGGGTGCTGTGGCCGGCGATGTCTGCCGAGGCCGTCGGCATGGAGGATGCACGGCTGGTGCGGTTCGTCGACGACGACGGATCGGTGATCTACCACGCCACCTATACGGCCTACAACGGTTCGCACATCAGTCAGCAGATGTTGACCACCAGCGATTTTCGGTCCTTCACCTCCGTGCCGCTGGTGGGCGATGCGGCTGCCAACAAGGGGCTGGCGCTATTCCCCCGCCGGGTCGACGGGCGCTATGCGGCACTGTCGCGCTCGGATCGGGAATCGAACACCGTCGCCTACACCGATGACCTTTCGGTGTGGACGACCACCTCGCCGTGCCAGCGCCCGCACCAGGCCTGGGAGGCCCTGCAGTTGGGCAATTGCGGACCGCCGCTGGAAACCGAGGCGGGCTGGCTGGTGCTCACACACGGGGTAGGGCCGATGCGGACGTACCGGATCGGGGCGATCCTGCTCGACCTGGATGACCCCACCCGGATCATCGGACGGTTGCGTCGGCCGCTGTTGGCGCCCACCCGCGAGGAACAGGACGGCTACGTGCCCAACGTCGTCTACTCCTGCGGCGGTTTGCTGCACGCAGGCGTCCTCGTCCTCCCATACGGGATCGGCGATGCGCAGATCGGCATCGCGACCGTGCCGGTGGCCGAGCTGCTGGCGGCGATGGATCCCGGTTGA